From Rhodococcus sp. B7740, one genomic window encodes:
- a CDS encoding FecCD family ABC transporter permease: MKARHLVVIAMTCVAGLVILHLVSGRSELGAAEVIRVLTGTSEVRAHEIIVRNYRLPRVLVGLVAGALLALAGVLLQAVMRNPLAEPSTTGVGSGAALGVVLSILVLPASGAAPLASLLGAAGAGLALYLLGRRSLAVAGILIGAVLSAVTSLLLVVDAQPMGVVLRWLIGSLNARTIDDWNRLWPWAIVLIPAGLLCASLANALVLGDATSTGLGIRPHRTRMLLLAIAVLATATAVTAAGAVAFVGLIAPHAARAALGGDHRVLIPVSVIGGAVLLSSADLLAFSASIDIPGSGPDVSGLPVGAVTALVGAPYLIWLIRKDAR, from the coding sequence ATGAAGGCTCGTCACCTCGTGGTGATCGCGATGACGTGCGTCGCCGGCCTGGTGATACTTCACCTCGTCTCGGGGCGCAGCGAACTCGGAGCGGCCGAGGTGATCAGAGTACTGACCGGCACGTCGGAGGTACGGGCACACGAGATCATCGTCCGGAACTACCGCCTTCCACGGGTGCTCGTCGGATTGGTCGCCGGCGCACTCCTGGCACTGGCCGGCGTGTTGCTGCAAGCGGTCATGCGCAACCCCCTGGCCGAACCGTCGACGACGGGCGTGGGATCCGGTGCGGCACTGGGCGTTGTGTTGTCGATTCTGGTGCTACCTGCCTCCGGTGCCGCGCCCCTGGCATCACTACTCGGTGCCGCAGGCGCCGGACTGGCTCTGTACCTCCTGGGCCGACGCTCCCTGGCGGTCGCGGGAATCCTGATCGGCGCTGTCCTGTCCGCGGTGACGTCACTGCTGCTCGTCGTCGATGCCCAACCGATGGGGGTGGTCCTTCGCTGGCTGATCGGCTCTCTCAATGCCAGGACTATCGACGATTGGAATCGACTGTGGCCCTGGGCAATCGTTTTGATACCGGCCGGGCTTCTATGTGCGTCACTCGCCAATGCGCTCGTGCTGGGCGACGCGACGTCCACCGGCCTCGGGATTCGCCCCCACAGGACTCGAATGTTGCTGCTCGCCATCGCGGTACTGGCAACGGCAACGGCCGTCACGGCCGCGGGTGCCGTCGCGTTCGTCGGTTTGATCGCACCTCACGCCGCGCGGGCCGCGCTCGGCGGCGACCACAGAGTATTGATTCCGGTCAGCGTGATCGGCGGTGCCGTGTTGCTGTCCTCCGCAGACCTACTCGCCTTCAGTGCGTCGATCGACATCCCAGGCAGCGGACCGGATGTATCAGGGCTTCCGGTCGGGGCCGTGACGGCACTCGTCGGCGCTCCGTATCTCATCTGGCTGATCAGAAAGGACGCCCGATGA
- a CDS encoding MFS transporter: MTAFRRFVLARAVAWIGNAMSTVAVPMLVYQLSGSPLLSGVAFAVESLPYLMFGLIAGALADRYDRRAVLLAAQLGSALALASIPAAHMIASVTVAHLMIVAFAVSTLFVFFDAASFGVVPALVGRRRIADATGTLVSVGTVIGIAGPLLGGIAATTLGPPGAIAIDALCFLVATVVTSTIAIPVSAASARGGSDLGRSIVEGVAFIRRHRVVRALTAVGVGVSIANGVVVGLMVVVGVRQLGLAAEDARIGSLYAATALGAFLISLVSARIQRVLGTGVITCLGLVVAFLSMLAWSVTGALAVSLLLLIVYQAANTMIVVNGIVVRQSVTPDHLQSRVNTTARMIAMGGTPFGAAAGGAVADMFGVTAAVVLGAGALALAGAVALRLGVPRLPLLAVLAESAERESQ, translated from the coding sequence GTGACCGCCTTTCGTCGCTTCGTCCTTGCGCGTGCGGTCGCCTGGATCGGCAACGCGATGTCGACGGTGGCCGTGCCGATGCTGGTCTATCAGCTGAGCGGCTCGCCGCTCCTCTCCGGTGTCGCCTTCGCAGTGGAGTCGTTGCCCTACCTGATGTTCGGACTGATCGCAGGTGCGCTCGCCGACAGGTACGACCGGCGCGCAGTCCTGCTCGCCGCTCAACTCGGCAGTGCTCTGGCTCTGGCCAGTATTCCGGCGGCCCACATGATCGCGTCGGTGACCGTTGCACACCTGATGATCGTTGCGTTCGCCGTGTCGACGCTGTTCGTCTTCTTCGATGCAGCGTCCTTCGGCGTCGTACCGGCCTTGGTGGGACGCCGTCGAATCGCGGACGCGACAGGCACACTGGTCAGCGTCGGGACGGTGATCGGGATCGCGGGCCCGTTGCTCGGTGGTATCGCCGCGACGACGCTGGGGCCGCCGGGTGCCATCGCGATCGACGCACTGTGCTTTCTCGTCGCGACGGTGGTCACCTCGACGATCGCGATACCCGTGAGCGCCGCGTCGGCTCGGGGCGGTTCCGATCTCGGCAGGTCGATCGTCGAGGGTGTGGCATTCATTCGGCGGCACCGCGTGGTGCGGGCGCTGACTGCGGTCGGCGTCGGGGTGAGCATCGCCAACGGTGTGGTGGTGGGACTGATGGTGGTCGTCGGCGTTCGGCAGCTCGGTCTCGCCGCCGAGGATGCGAGAATCGGATCACTTTATGCAGCAACGGCTCTCGGAGCATTCCTCATCAGTCTGGTCAGTGCACGAATTCAACGGGTGCTCGGGACCGGCGTGATCACGTGCCTCGGCTTGGTGGTGGCCTTCCTGTCGATGCTGGCGTGGTCCGTCACGGGCGCACTCGCTGTGTCTCTACTGCTCCTGATCGTCTATCAGGCCGCCAACACCATGATCGTCGTCAACGGCATCGTGGTTCGTCAGTCCGTCACGCCCGACCACCTGCAGTCCCGGGTGAACACCACGGCGCGGATGATCGCGATGGGTGGAACTCCCTTCGGAGCTGCGGCAGGCGGCGCCGTTGCCGATATGTTCGGCGTGACCGCGGCCGTCGTGCTCGGAGCGGGCGCGCTCGCTCTTGCGGGGGCGGTAGCCCTGCGGCTCGGGGTGCCGCGGCTACCGTTGCTCGCCGTCCTCGCCGAGTCAGCCGAGCGCGAAAGCCAGTAA
- a CDS encoding copper chaperone PCu(A)C, with translation MNITRRTSTLVTALSVTGLMLTGCSSTQPAAAAKESDSVVVREQWVKAADSGMTAAFAELQNTGDADVHVVGASSPASSRMELHEMATGDDGAMVMRPKEGGFVIPAGGTHVLAAGGDHLMLMDVTSPLTPGADAEFTLEFEDASTATFTAQVRDFSGAQENYEPGTMGMNTDGSATPAPTHGG, from the coding sequence ATGAATATCACCCGTCGCACCTCGACGCTGGTGACCGCGCTGTCGGTCACCGGCCTGATGCTCACTGGATGCTCGAGCACCCAGCCGGCCGCCGCGGCGAAGGAGTCCGATTCCGTCGTCGTTCGCGAGCAATGGGTCAAAGCCGCCGACTCCGGTATGACCGCGGCGTTCGCCGAATTGCAGAACACCGGCGACGCCGACGTGCACGTGGTCGGTGCATCGTCACCGGCATCGAGCCGAATGGAATTGCACGAGATGGCAACCGGGGACGACGGAGCGATGGTGATGCGGCCCAAGGAGGGCGGCTTCGTCATTCCGGCGGGCGGCACGCACGTGCTCGCCGCGGGCGGCGATCACCTGATGCTCATGGACGTCACATCTCCGCTGACGCCAGGAGCCGACGCAGAGTTCACCCTCGAGTTCGAGGATGCGTCGACTGCGACGTTCACCGCCCAGGTCAGGGACTTCTCCGGGGCCCAGGAGAACTACGAGCCCGGCACCATGGGCATGAACACGGACGGGTCGGCGACCCCTGCGCCGACGCACGGTGGCTGA
- a CDS encoding FecCD family ABC transporter permease, with product MIVLALCLGEPTLDPARALHAVLDPSNPLHRHVALVRLPRVLLGLVSGAALGLAGALMQDVLRNRIAGPEILGVSSGAAVAMTAVAVFAIPLPLTALPYLALCGAAVVGIAVITTVGPTSDPHRVVLLGAAVSALASGLVIALVSLGTEGNLPLLFRYLLGSLGERGWTHLGVAAPWLAVFIPLALLMRHRVAALALGDDVAAGLGISVVPTRLIALVCAAALTAAVASVCGPVAYVALLSPHLARWALHTSSSRRVFLLTPVIGAFLLAAADLTSRIMLYPIEIPVGITTTLLGVPVLLIALHRQAATR from the coding sequence GTGATCGTGCTGGCCCTGTGCCTGGGTGAGCCGACTCTCGATCCGGCGCGCGCGCTGCACGCCGTGCTCGACCCGTCGAATCCCCTCCATCGGCACGTTGCGCTCGTTCGACTGCCGCGTGTGCTGCTGGGCCTGGTGAGCGGTGCGGCCCTCGGCCTGGCAGGAGCATTGATGCAGGATGTACTGCGCAACAGGATTGCCGGTCCGGAGATTCTCGGCGTGTCCTCCGGTGCAGCTGTCGCGATGACGGCCGTTGCCGTGTTTGCCATTCCGTTGCCGCTCACAGCTCTTCCCTATCTGGCATTGTGCGGCGCAGCTGTCGTCGGCATCGCGGTGATCACCACCGTCGGACCGACCAGCGACCCGCACCGAGTGGTATTGCTCGGCGCTGCGGTCAGCGCTCTCGCGTCGGGACTGGTCATCGCGCTGGTCAGCCTGGGCACCGAAGGGAACCTGCCACTGCTCTTTCGGTATCTGCTCGGCAGTCTCGGTGAGCGAGGGTGGACCCATCTCGGTGTCGCGGCACCGTGGCTCGCCGTCTTCATCCCGCTCGCTCTGCTCATGCGGCATCGGGTCGCTGCCCTTGCACTCGGGGACGATGTGGCTGCGGGACTTGGCATCTCCGTGGTACCGACCCGGCTGATCGCACTGGTGTGTGCCGCTGCGCTCACCGCCGCAGTGGCATCGGTGTGCGGTCCGGTTGCCTACGTCGCGTTGCTGTCTCCACATCTGGCTCGGTGGGCTCTGCACACGAGCAGTTCACGGCGGGTATTTCTGCTCACGCCCGTCATCGGCGCATTCCTGCTCGCTGCCGCCGATCTGACGTCGCGAATCATGCTGTATCCGATCGAGATTCCCGTGGGCATCACGACGACTCTTCTCGGGGTTCCGGTACTGCTGATCGCTCTGCACAGACAGGCCGCCACGCGATGA
- a CDS encoding ABC transporter substrate-binding protein, whose amino-acid sequence MRKLSGSSRSCAALALSVFALAACSTADAGDVDAASAVTVTDDSGTVIELDAPVERIACLTLMCVDALKEVGMTPVAYREELAADPRYAGPDADMRKITGGFGEENVEDIALSEPDLVIGLGGVQDGLRGAVEEVAPMYLVNPTSWRDSVEFLRTIGRVTDRQQEADAAAEAFTAEVDASAGKWSGLTTLSMYGEPGSLGVDSVDTPVGSLLAEVSDYPWQAGADAFATVSVEQIASVDPDVVFAQAFSSGSDSEPLSDRLASNPLWSGVAAARNDRVIEVDAGVWATGRGTISLRMVLATVTDELESS is encoded by the coding sequence ATGCGCAAGTTGTCCGGCTCTTCTCGATCGTGCGCCGCACTCGCACTCTCGGTGTTCGCGCTCGCAGCCTGCAGTACTGCCGATGCGGGCGACGTCGACGCGGCATCTGCGGTCACGGTCACCGACGACAGCGGAACGGTGATCGAACTCGATGCACCCGTCGAGCGAATCGCGTGTCTGACGCTCATGTGCGTCGACGCGTTGAAGGAGGTGGGCATGACCCCAGTCGCCTACCGTGAGGAACTTGCAGCCGATCCCCGCTACGCCGGCCCGGATGCCGACATGCGCAAGATCACGGGCGGATTCGGTGAAGAGAACGTCGAGGACATCGCGCTCTCGGAACCGGACCTCGTCATCGGACTCGGGGGAGTACAGGACGGGTTGCGCGGTGCCGTCGAGGAAGTGGCACCGATGTACCTGGTGAACCCGACATCCTGGCGGGATTCGGTCGAATTCCTCCGCACCATAGGCCGTGTGACGGACCGGCAGCAGGAGGCGGACGCCGCTGCCGAGGCGTTCACCGCCGAGGTCGACGCGTCCGCAGGGAAGTGGAGTGGCCTCACGACGCTGTCGATGTACGGCGAACCGGGCAGTCTCGGAGTCGATTCCGTCGACACCCCCGTTGGCTCGCTTCTCGCGGAGGTCAGTGACTATCCGTGGCAGGCGGGAGCCGATGCCTTCGCGACGGTATCGGTGGAGCAGATCGCGTCGGTGGATCCGGATGTGGTGTTCGCGCAGGCATTTTCGTCGGGCTCCGACAGCGAGCCTCTCTCGGACCGGCTGGCGAGCAATCCGTTGTGGTCGGGTGTGGCGGCGGCCCGCAACGATCGGGTAATCGAGGTGGACGCCGGGGTATGGGCGACAGGGCGCGGAACGATCTCGTTGCGCATGGTGCTCGCCACTGTGACCGATGAGCTAGAAAGTTCGTAG
- a CDS encoding SagB family peptide dehydrogenase, which translates to MAEESFDSAVARVHDVHRRLVDRGTGSGLPTVPAADGTCVLPSPPPLPPMPLRTALRDRRSHYRFADMDALRLSTLLRSAAGPGRTTERPDGRPHTFRMNPTAGGLDSIDLHLVVLRGTGEIGPGTYLFDPHRHVLSRTGTGPCVDALESCLVQPQFARRAPFVVILVGRLDRTLIKYSERHYRTLHIDAGIAAQNLYLVATALESACCAISGFYDEELSHLLRLDRLSVPLLAFALG; encoded by the coding sequence ATGGCCGAAGAGTCGTTCGATTCCGCGGTTGCGCGCGTCCATGATGTGCACCGACGCCTCGTCGATCGCGGCACCGGATCGGGCCTTCCGACCGTCCCCGCAGCCGACGGGACATGTGTTCTGCCGTCGCCGCCGCCACTCCCACCGATGCCGCTCCGCACAGCACTGCGCGACCGCCGGTCGCACTACCGATTCGCGGACATGGACGCGCTGCGGCTCTCGACTCTTCTCCGGTCGGCAGCGGGGCCCGGTCGAACTACCGAGCGGCCGGACGGCAGGCCACACACCTTCCGGATGAATCCGACGGCAGGCGGTCTCGATTCGATCGACCTGCATCTCGTGGTCCTCCGCGGTACAGGTGAGATCGGTCCGGGGACCTACCTTTTCGATCCACATCGACACGTTCTGAGCAGAACCGGCACCGGACCGTGCGTCGACGCACTCGAATCATGCCTCGTGCAGCCACAATTCGCGCGGCGGGCACCCTTCGTCGTGATTCTCGTCGGACGCCTCGACCGAACCCTGATCAAATACAGCGAACGCCACTATCGCACCCTTCACATCGACGCCGGCATCGCCGCGCAGAACCTGTATTTGGTCGCGACTGCACTCGAATCGGCGTGCTGTGCAATCTCGGGCTTCTACGACGAAGAGCTCTCGCACTTGCTCCGCCTGGACCGACTGTCCGTTCCGTTACTGGCTTTCGCGCTCGGCTGA
- a CDS encoding ABC transporter ATP-binding protein, with amino-acid sequence MTGYVTTPILEAVDLGLGYRNRTVSEHLDIAIEKGTVTALVGPNGSGKSTLLMALARVLAPRHGQIRLDGTPLQDRSSIETARRLAILPQTAIAPQGLRVRELVEQGRYPRLGALSMLRRHDDEAMHTAMSSTGILHLADRSVDSLSGGERQRTWIAMALAQETEVLLLDEPTTYLDVRHQIDVMELVVDLVANRGKTVVMVLHDLNQAARYCDRIVAMRDGVIVADGHPRDIVTPTLLEDVFEIRARVMADPVAGRPMFIAE; translated from the coding sequence ATGACGGGCTACGTCACCACACCGATTCTCGAGGCTGTCGACCTCGGGCTCGGGTATCGCAATCGGACGGTCTCGGAGCACCTCGACATCGCTATCGAGAAGGGAACGGTCACCGCGTTGGTCGGCCCCAACGGATCGGGCAAGTCGACGTTGCTGATGGCCTTGGCCAGGGTCTTGGCTCCTCGGCACGGACAGATACGGCTGGACGGCACCCCTCTTCAAGATCGGTCGTCGATCGAGACAGCCCGACGACTCGCGATCCTGCCCCAGACCGCAATCGCACCGCAGGGGCTGCGTGTCCGAGAGCTCGTCGAACAGGGTCGATACCCGAGGCTCGGTGCCCTGTCGATGCTCAGACGGCACGACGACGAGGCCATGCACACAGCGATGTCCTCGACCGGAATCCTCCACCTCGCCGACCGAAGTGTCGATTCGCTCTCCGGCGGGGAGCGCCAACGTACATGGATAGCAATGGCTTTGGCGCAGGAAACCGAAGTACTGCTACTGGACGAACCCACCACGTACCTCGACGTGCGTCACCAGATCGATGTGATGGAGCTGGTCGTCGATCTGGTCGCGAATCGCGGGAAGACCGTCGTGATGGTGCTACACGATCTCAATCAAGCAGCGCGGTACTGCGATCGAATCGTGGCCATGCGCGATGGTGTCATCGTCGCCGACGGTCATCCCCGCGACATCGTGACACCGACGCTGCTCGAAGACGTATTCGAGATCCGCGCCCGAGTGATGGCCGATCCGGTTGCCGGTAGGCCGATGTTCATCGCCGAGTGA
- a CDS encoding NAD(P)H-dependent oxidoreductase: MTALVVVSHSDPDSLTHHVARSVTDAIRTAGDTVETADLAAENFDPRFAGGDLNLFRGNGIAPADVIAEQIRIDRADHLVLVFPMYWWSMPALLKGWIDRVFVSGWAYDLTADYGIVKKLDRLTVHLVSLAGDDADSFDRHGVYDAFRTQIERGIVEYCGATVGSTTFLHETDTKTPDALAAEVADLASAIAARVVGRQQALVH; the protein is encoded by the coding sequence ATGACCGCACTCGTCGTAGTCTCCCATTCCGACCCCGACTCACTGACCCACCACGTCGCTCGATCCGTGACCGACGCGATCCGCACTGCAGGTGACACCGTCGAGACGGCCGATCTCGCCGCGGAGAATTTCGACCCACGGTTCGCCGGTGGGGACCTGAATCTGTTTCGGGGCAACGGCATCGCGCCTGCGGACGTGATTGCCGAACAGATACGGATAGACCGCGCGGATCACCTGGTTCTGGTCTTCCCGATGTACTGGTGGTCCATGCCTGCACTGCTCAAAGGGTGGATCGATCGCGTCTTCGTCAGCGGGTGGGCCTACGACCTCACTGCCGACTACGGCATCGTCAAGAAGCTGGATCGACTCACCGTCCACCTGGTCTCCCTTGCCGGCGACGACGCCGACAGCTTCGATCGCCACGGCGTGTACGACGCGTTCCGGACGCAGATCGAACGCGGTATCGTCGAATACTGTGGTGCGACAGTCGGATCGACGACTTTCCTGCACGAAACCGATACCAAGACTCCCGACGCTCTCGCTGCGGAGGTCGCCGATCTCGCTTCTGCCATTGCCGCCCGAGTGGTCGGCCGACAGCAAGCCCTCGTGCACTGA
- a CDS encoding TetR/AcrR family transcriptional regulator: MARTRLSRSDRYDQLVAVSWALVRAEGADALTLGRLAEHAGVAKPVVYSHFASRAELLAALFTEFDDRQTVMLEESLRSTPTSLNGRAQAIANSYVGCALAQGRELTGVLAALEGSPELEQVKRSAERAYSDRCRSILEPYSGSGGISASSITAIFGAAEALSQAAVSGAIAPEEATEELTELIIAVVGKL; encoded by the coding sequence ATGGCGCGGACGCGACTGTCTCGCTCCGACCGATACGACCAGTTGGTGGCGGTCTCCTGGGCTCTCGTGCGAGCGGAGGGGGCCGACGCTCTGACGCTCGGCCGGCTCGCCGAACATGCAGGCGTCGCAAAACCCGTGGTGTACAGCCACTTCGCCTCGCGTGCAGAACTGTTGGCCGCACTGTTCACAGAATTCGACGACCGACAAACGGTGATGCTCGAGGAATCCCTCCGCTCCACGCCCACCTCGTTGAACGGACGCGCACAGGCCATCGCCAACTCGTACGTGGGCTGCGCGTTGGCGCAGGGACGTGAGTTGACGGGTGTGTTGGCGGCACTGGAAGGCTCGCCCGAGCTCGAACAGGTCAAGCGGTCGGCCGAACGGGCGTACTCCGATCGATGCCGGTCGATTCTCGAGCCGTACAGCGGATCCGGCGGGATCTCGGCATCGTCGATCACCGCGATCTTCGGTGCAGCGGAAGCGCTGTCACAGGCGGCGGTTTCGGGCGCAATCGCACCCGAGGAGGCGACCGAAGAATTGACCGAGTTGATCATCGCCGTCGTGGGAAAGCTCTGA
- a CDS encoding YcaO-like family protein encodes MSDVSFRADDLVDPFTGLIRALHPVERLDGMPERYVGLTAEIADTRALGQWPCDLVSLGTTFADPAGARIAAIGEAVERYCGNYVPNTLRYATPAELRAEGVRHWGNETFEFFAPWQLNSAGFPFERFTQNSRVAWVDGTSDDGACVAVPASYVYLNWRGGSRRKDPWIHHLNYAGIATGQGLDDAATRGLLELVERDSLSLWWHLNLPARGIDPASVPGLAADLGDSRLRCHLLELPSYFGVPVVAAVVHDLELGIVAGGFSAKLDPVETARKAVLEAIHSWVFTRGLVEADGWVFGSMRAGVLSPGLYLDHRVDRSYLDAAGARSEHVRDLGAQAQVWLDPRTQAAYLPRFTNPAETVSIDELPRGTADGMRSALAVAGHEVVVCDITTSDVASTPLRVARVCASGLIPNAPAAFPYFGLPRWRDIARQHAPDCDPTDPNTLLLAPPPSL; translated from the coding sequence ATGAGCGATGTCTCCTTCCGCGCAGACGATCTGGTCGACCCCTTCACCGGATTGATCCGTGCGCTGCATCCGGTCGAGAGGCTCGACGGGATGCCGGAACGGTACGTCGGACTGACGGCGGAGATCGCCGATACCCGTGCGCTCGGACAGTGGCCGTGCGACTTGGTGTCGCTCGGTACCACCTTCGCGGATCCCGCAGGGGCCCGTATTGCGGCGATCGGCGAGGCAGTGGAGCGGTACTGCGGAAACTACGTACCGAACACGCTGCGCTACGCAACTCCCGCAGAACTGCGCGCCGAGGGTGTCCGCCATTGGGGGAACGAGACATTCGAGTTCTTCGCGCCCTGGCAGCTGAACTCTGCAGGCTTTCCGTTCGAGCGTTTCACCCAGAACTCACGAGTCGCCTGGGTCGACGGGACATCGGACGACGGGGCGTGTGTCGCAGTTCCGGCCTCGTACGTGTACCTCAACTGGCGCGGCGGATCTCGCAGGAAGGACCCGTGGATTCATCATCTGAACTACGCCGGCATCGCCACCGGACAGGGGCTCGACGACGCGGCCACACGTGGACTGCTCGAGCTCGTGGAGCGAGATTCGCTGTCGCTGTGGTGGCACTTGAACCTGCCTGCGCGGGGCATAGATCCGGCATCGGTGCCCGGGCTCGCGGCAGACCTCGGCGATTCACGACTGCGGTGTCATCTCCTCGAGCTGCCATCGTACTTCGGAGTTCCGGTGGTAGCGGCCGTTGTTCATGATCTCGAACTCGGAATCGTCGCAGGCGGTTTCTCGGCGAAGCTGGACCCGGTCGAGACGGCACGCAAGGCCGTTCTCGAAGCGATCCACAGTTGGGTCTTCACCCGAGGGCTGGTCGAGGCAGACGGCTGGGTGTTCGGGTCGATGCGCGCCGGGGTGCTGTCGCCGGGTCTCTACCTGGACCACCGCGTCGATCGCAGCTACCTCGATGCCGCCGGAGCGCGCAGTGAACACGTCCGCGACCTGGGCGCACAAGCCCAGGTGTGGCTCGATCCCCGTACTCAGGCCGCGTACCTTCCCCGCTTCACTAATCCGGCGGAGACGGTATCGATAGACGAGCTTCCCCGCGGCACCGCCGACGGTATGCGGAGCGCGCTCGCGGTAGCGGGCCACGAGGTGGTCGTCTGCGACATCACCACCTCGGACGTGGCGTCGACGCCACTGAGGGTGGCCCGGGTCTGTGCCTCTGGCTTGATTCCCAACGCCCCGGCCGCATTTCCCTACTTCGGGCTACCCCGATGGCGCGACATCGCTCGGCAGCACGCGCCCGATTGCGACCCGACCGATCCGAACACGCTGCTGCTCGCTCCGCCTCCGAGCCTGTGA
- a CDS encoding CocE/NonD family hydrolase → MTEREYKIGGLRTFVVKARSPRAVLSIRTPYNSEAHLAEAAGWAVRGFTTVVQDVRGRYGSTGSFHPYHGEGADGLACVEWITAQAWWSQAPFLFLYGTSYGAHCATETAVAAAEVEGIAGVSVVVPALGMGETARNRDRAFYLQSRLGWWSEHGDAAHSGKSSASADLLETLPVSDIGGSSSPPIPSWRSVLEAGRSDAERRNHAAAQHCPLLAQGGTADWFGQDTVDLWSSWGGPSALALGPWDHSMRGSGRAERMSAWLGAALDGRPWTGAQLYGHPGGPLRLETWPTARATIELPGGSFVADPLQPFPSCTPGTDFRGLATRSDCLARPVPWRAGAIVGTPVVRVDSGDCDRHWGAMLVAHRRGGEVEQLTHGMSLDSVVHLAPLSTHIHEGEELTLMISAHAFPRYARDLHTDDDHLYGTRAVPMQRTVRGIELEMPV, encoded by the coding sequence ATGACGGAGCGCGAGTACAAGATCGGGGGACTTCGTACCTTCGTCGTGAAGGCGCGGAGTCCGCGTGCCGTGCTGTCGATTCGCACTCCGTACAACAGCGAAGCTCACCTCGCCGAGGCTGCGGGCTGGGCCGTGCGCGGATTCACCACGGTCGTCCAGGACGTGCGCGGCCGATACGGCTCCACCGGGTCGTTTCACCCATATCACGGTGAAGGGGCCGACGGCTTGGCCTGCGTCGAGTGGATCACCGCGCAAGCGTGGTGGTCGCAGGCCCCCTTTCTGTTCCTCTACGGCACGTCCTACGGAGCGCACTGTGCCACCGAAACTGCTGTCGCTGCAGCTGAAGTCGAGGGAATAGCCGGCGTATCGGTCGTCGTGCCCGCTCTGGGGATGGGGGAGACGGCGCGAAATCGAGACCGGGCCTTCTACCTGCAGTCGCGCCTCGGTTGGTGGTCCGAGCACGGCGACGCCGCCCACTCTGGCAAGAGTTCGGCATCGGCCGATCTGCTGGAGACGCTGCCGGTGTCCGACATCGGAGGCTCGTCGAGCCCCCCGATACCCTCGTGGCGCTCGGTCCTGGAGGCCGGCAGGTCGGATGCGGAACGCAGGAACCACGCTGCAGCACAACATTGTCCGCTGCTGGCGCAGGGTGGGACTGCGGACTGGTTCGGCCAGGACACCGTCGACCTCTGGTCGTCGTGGGGCGGCCCGTCGGCACTCGCCCTCGGACCGTGGGATCACTCGATGCGGGGGTCGGGTCGCGCCGAGCGCATGAGCGCATGGCTGGGTGCGGCGCTCGACGGTCGGCCGTGGACCGGCGCGCAGCTGTACGGACACCCCGGTGGTCCGTTGCGGCTGGAGACGTGGCCCACTGCCCGAGCGACGATCGAGCTGCCCGGTGGCAGCTTCGTCGCAGATCCTCTGCAGCCCTTCCCTTCCTGTACACCCGGCACCGATTTTCGTGGACTGGCGACACGCTCGGATTGCCTTGCCCGTCCGGTGCCGTGGCGAGCCGGAGCCATTGTCGGAACTCCCGTGGTGCGCGTCGACAGCGGCGACTGCGACCGGCACTGGGGCGCGATGCTCGTCGCCCACCGGCGCGGCGGCGAGGTGGAGCAACTGACTCACGGCATGTCCCTCGACTCCGTCGTGCATCTCGCGCCGCTGTCCACACACATTCACGAGGGAGAGGAACTGACACTGATGATCTCGGCACACGCCTTCCCGCGATATGCCCGCGATCTGCACACCGACGACGATCATCTGTACGGAACCCGAGCGGTGCCGATGCAACGTACCGTGCGCGGCATCGAGTTGGAGATGCCTGTATGA
- the amiA gene encoding streptamidine family RiPP → MNDNELFRSIQSPVSLATHSAGHSNALVENPFEEAED, encoded by the coding sequence ATGAACGACAACGAGCTGTTCCGTTCGATCCAGTCGCCGGTATCCCTGGCGACGCACTCCGCGGGCCACAGCAACGCCCTGGTCGAGAATCCCTTCGAGGAAGCCGAGGACTGA